In Malania oleifera isolate guangnan ecotype guangnan chromosome 8, ASM2987363v1, whole genome shotgun sequence, a single window of DNA contains:
- the LOC131162669 gene encoding classical arabinogalactan protein 5-like, which yields MARSAVVFLLIVTLVAGSASAQAPGAAPVASPSGSPTPAKPTVTPPASTPSPAVKAPTSSPKSSPAPTTTTPPAASPADEAPGQSPPAPPASTPDIAPTDAEPAGTPAGSPAEAPAASGAALNRIAAAGSAAGIVLSAALLL from the coding sequence ATGGCTCGCTCCGCCGTGGTGTTTCTGTTGATCGTTACCTTGGTGGCCGGATCCGCCAGCGCTCAGGCCCCCGGAGCTGCGCCGGTTGCTTCCCCGTCGGGCTCACCCACTCCTGCCAAACCCACCGTCACTCCTCCCGCTTCTACGCCGTCTCCCGCCGTGAAGGCCCCGACCTCTTCTCCCAAATCATCTCCCGCCCCGACGACGACCACGCCCCCGGCTGCCTCTCCGGCCGATGAGGCCCCGGGTCAGTCTCCCCCCGCTCCCCCGGCGTCGACTCCTGACATTGCTCCCACTGACGCTGAGCCTGCTGGTACTCCCGCCGGCTCTCCCGCCGAAGCCCCTGCTGCCAGCGGAGCCGCTTTGAACAGAATCGCAGCTGCCGGATCCGCCGCCGGGATTGTCCTCTCAGCGGCCTTGCTGCTGTAG